The DNA segment TTTGATATTGGTAGGGAATCCTCCCACACTATTGATTGTGTCCCGAGGTAAAACAACCGAAGACGAATTAATGATGTCGTTTTCAGTTGCCAACTCAAAGAAGTTCGCTATTATCCCTTCTTTTATGGGCGAATTGCTGGGTACGATTTTACCGTTATTGGACAAAACAGTCCAGGCGCAACTGTACCAACCGCATCCGGGAAAAGATTCAATCAACCTTTTCATTTCCATTAGAAACGCCGGTTCCCATTTATCATCGGCATCAAGCAAGCCGATATATTCAGATTTTGCCTCAGCGATTCCTCTGTTACGGGCAGCTGATACGCCTTGGTTTTCCTGAGCAATCAGCCTGATCCGGTGGTCTGTATATTGTTTGACTATTTCCGGACCGTCATCTGTTGAACCGTCATCGACGATTATTAACTCAAAGTATCGATAAGATTGGGCCAAAACACTATCAATTGCCCTTGCAATAAACTTCCCTTTTTGATGGAGAGGAATGACAATTGAGAACGTAATGTTATTCATGTTATTTTCTACGATTTAGACTTAATGAAACGTTTCATCATCAGAAGCATATTGATATTCATCTCTTCTTTCAGCACTTTATTTGACCATAAGCAGCTGATTACCAATATGAATAATGAGATAAATAATGCAATAGAATCCTTAATAAAGATCGTGTTCAGAACTAATAATGTAACAAAGATACAAATCGTCAGAAAAATCTTTCTCAATAGAGGTGTGAAGACAAAACCGGTTATCTTCTTCACCGAATAATATCGTACGATAAAAAAGATGGTATAGGCTACAAAATGGCACATTCCCAATCCGTTGAAGCCCCATAATCTGGTAAACAGATAAAGCATGCCAAAATCGAAGAACAGATAAAAGATCTGCAAAGTCATATAAACTCCACTTTTACCTTTAGCAGTAGTCGTATATCCCAAAGGCCACTCCAGCACCCTCAGCAAAACAGCCATAATCTGCCATCTGAGAATGGAAGTTCCCTGAATAAAATCATGATTGTAAAAAAGTTGAAGAATATAAGGTGCGAAAGCAAAAGTCGCGATTACCCCAATTGATCCCAAAAGAAGTCCAAGTTCCATTTGTTCGGCAGCTTTTTTATTGATCAGTTGGTCATTGTCCCTCACACTCATTAAGCTTGGTAAGAATTCGACTCCCATCGCACTTACAATGGTTTGTACATAGAGAGTGGACAAGACAATGCAGGCCTGGTAAATTCCTAAAACCTCAAAACTAAAGATTTCTTTCAGATAGAATCTGGCAACATATAATAGACAGGTATTTATAATACCGGGAATGGCATAACTAATCCCAATGCCAATTATTGGCTTAAAGTGTTTTATATACTCGCTCTTGGTTGGAAGTATTGATTTAATGCCAAGTTTCCGGATATAGAGTGCTGAGACAATGCTGTTTACGATGAAAACAGCCAGGATACTTAACTCTATGCCTTTTTGCCTGAAAAAATAGAGAATGGGCAATGCCACAATGACTCCCCAAACAGCAGCCATTACCTGAACCTTAGCCATAGCCTTGATTTCACGGACCCCGTTGAGAATAATAATATTGATATTGTATATATTGCTAAACAGGACGGCAAATGAAATAAAAATAATTCCGAGACTGTATTTATCGTTTTTAAACTGAAAAAGACTGATCTCTTTGGAGAAAAGAATCATTAATAAAGCTGCTACTGAAGATGCGCCTATAATCCAGGTTTTCAGAATAAAAACAATCTTCTCAACCTCATTCTGTCGTTCGTCTGACTTTTCCAATGCGAGTTGTCGCACGCCTCCGGCACCAATTCCAAACTGGCACGTATTAGACATGAAATCCAACAAGCTATTGTAAAGACTGAAAACACCAAAACCGCCAGTTCCTAATATTATGGCTATACATTTAGTGCGGATTATTCCCAATAAAATTGCAATAATCTGAACCAAACCAACCAGTCCTGTTGTCTTTAAGATTGAGTTATAACTGTTTTTTTCACTCATATTGTTATCTCATCAGAATCTCAGCTACGAAACTAAATAAAATCCCCCGCCTGATTCCTTCAAACGGGGGATTAAAGATAGTATTTTTAGACGATTACTCAACCGTCACGGATTTCGCCAGATTTCGGGGTTGGTCCACGTCGCGGCCTTTATTCACGGCAATGTGGTAAGCCAGAAGCTGCAAAGGAATAGAGGTCAACAGTGGATCGAGGCACTCCTCGGTAGCCGGTACGGCAATCGAGTAGTCTGCGAGTTTGGTTACAGTTTCATCTCCTTCGGTTACGATGGCAATGATCTTACCACCTCGCGCTTTTACTTCCTGGATGTTGCTGACCACCTTTTCGTAAAGTTCATTGTGAGTGGCAATTACCACGACCGGCATTTCATTGTCAATCAATGCGATAGGGCCGTGCTTCATCTCAGCCGCCGGATATCCTTCCGCATGGATATATGAAATCTCTTTCAGCTTCAATGCTCCTTCCAGCGCCGATGGATAGTTGTATCCGCGACCCAGGTAGATGAAGTTTTTGGCGTAGGTAAATATTTTGGAGAACTGGTGGATAGATTCATGCTGAGTCAGGATGTGCCCGATTTTTTCAGGAATAATAGTCAGTTCTTTTACCGTATTCAGGAATTTCTCTTCTGTGATAGAGCCTTTTTCTTTGGCAATAGTCAATGCCAGCATGGTCAGTACGGTAACCTGACCGGTAAATGCCTTGGTCGATGCCACCCCGATTTCAGGACCCACGTGGATGTATGATCCGGAATGTGTAGCACGGGGAATAGACGAACCGATAGCGTTACAGATACCGTAGATAAATGCTCCCTTGCTTTTTGCCAGTTCGATAGCCGCCAGTGTATCGGCTGTTTCACCTGACTGGGAAATGGCAATTACCACATCATCCGGATAGATCACCGGATTGCGGTAACGGAATTCAGAGGCATATTCCACCTCTACCGGGATCCGGCATAGGTCTTCGATCACGTGCTCGCCGATCAGTCCGGCATGCCAGGAAGTACCGCAAGCCACGATGATAATGCGGCGTGCATTCAGGAATTTCTCTTTATGGTCGATGACACCCGAAAGTACAACACTGGTTCCTTCCACGTTAATACGGCCACGGGTACAGTCGAGGATAGTTTTAGGTTGTTCGAAGATCTCCTTGATCATGAAGTGAGGATATCCGCCTTTTTCCAGTTGGCTCAGGCTGAGTTCCAGCTTCTTGATTTCGTGAGAACGTTCCACATTTTTCAGGTCCACGACTTTCAACTCTTCACCACGGCGAAGGATTGCAATCTCCTCATCATCCAGGTAAACTACCTGATTGGTGTATTCGATAATCGGAGTTGCATCTGAAGCCAGGAAGAATTCATTTTCACCGATACCTACTACCAACGGGCTGCTTTTACGGGCCGCGATGATCTGGTCAGGGTTACCCTTTTCGATTACGGCGATTGCATAAGCTCCGATTACTTCATTCAGCGCTAACTGAACAGCGGTAAACAGGTCGCATTTATTGGTAACCTTAATATATTCGATCAACTGGATCAAAACTTCAGTGTCAGTGCTACTGCTGAAAGTAAATCCGTGCTCAATCAACATGGCTTTCAGTACGGCATAGTTTTCGATAATACCGTTGTGAATCAAAGCCAGTGTCTCTGACTGAGAGTAGTGAGGGTGAGCGTTTACGTTGTTGGGCTCTCCGTGAGTAGCCCAACGGGTATGAGCGATACCAATGGTACCGGTAGTATCTTTTGACTCTGCGAATTCTTCCAGTTCGGCTACTTTACCTTTCGCCTTATAGACATTCAGGTCGTTTTTGGGATTGATCAATGCCACACCGGCGCTATCATATCCGCGGTATTCCAGGCGATGTAATCCTTTGATCAAAATGGGATATGCATCTCTGTCTCCTAAATAACCTACAATTCCACACATAATATTTGTTTTAATAAATTGACCTGCAAATGTAAGCGAAAATGATTTTCGTAAATCAAAATGGCAGAATAAAATACAGAATAATCACAAATAACTTAGAAATCTGACGCTTAGCTCAAGCCTTCTACCTGTCCGTCTTTCAAATAGATCAGATTTGCCTGTGGTACTTTGGGAAGCCCCGGCATACGCATGATTTCTCCGGCTACGGCTACGATAAATTCAGCACCGCTGTTGATGATGATATCGTTGATTTTAAATTCGAAATCTTTGATGATATCTACCGCTTTAGGGTCGGCAGAGAAAGAGTATTGGGTTTTTGCGATGCAGACCGGGAAATGCTCGTATCCGAAACGGTGAATATTTTTCAACGCTTTCTCCGCTTTGTCACTAAACATGACGTGGCGCGCGCCATAGACGTATTTGGCAATCTTCTCGATTTTCTCAGCAATGGAATCTTCATCGCTGTAAGAGAAGAGCAGTTGTTTGGATGGTCGTTTTTCAATCAGTTCCACTACTTTCTCTGCGAGCTCAACGGCGCCTTTTCCGCCTTCGGCAAAAGCATTGTTAACAACAAACTCTACTCCCATACAACGGCAGTGCTCTGCAATCAGAGCTACTTCCTCGTCTGTATCGCAGCTATAACGGTTAAATGCCACCATCACCGTCTGTCCGAATTTGCGCATGTTCTCGATATGCTTGTCCAGGTTGGCGAAGCCGCGCTTGATGCCTTCGATATTTGGTTCCTTGATTTTGTCCACCGCAACGCCACCGTGCATTTTCAGGCCCTGCGCCGTAGCGACGATGACTGTTAGCTTAGGTTGTAATCCCGATTTGCGGCATTTGATGTTGAAGAATTTTTCAGCGCCAAGATCGGCGCCGAAGCCCGCTTCAGTTACTACATATTCACCGTAGGTCAAGGCCATTTTGGTAGAAAGCACGGAGTTGCAACCGTGAGCAATATTGGCAAAAGGACCACCATGAACAAAAGCCGCAGTATTTTCTGTTGTTTGAACGATATTTGGATTAATGGCCTCTTTCAGAAGCACAGTAATGGCACCCGCTACACCAAGATCTTTTACCGTAAAAGGTTTGTCCTCGTAGGTGTAACCCAACAGGATATTTTCGATGCGACGCTCCAGGTCTTCGATGCTGGTAGAGAGGCAAAGGATAGCCATAATCTCGGAAGCCGGAGTAATGTCAAATCCGGTTTCGGTAGGGATGCCGTTTGCCTTGCCATTCAGGCCGGTAACCACGCTGCGCAGGGAACGGTCATTGATATCAAGCACACGTTTCCAGAGAATCTCTTTCAAACCTTTGCAGGTCCCTCTGTTTTGATAAAGGTAGTTATCGAGGAGTGCAGAAATCATGTTGTTGGCCGAAGTGATGGCATGGAAATCACCTGTGAAATGCAGGTTGATGCTTTCCATCGGAAGCACCTGGGCGTAACCACCTCCGGCTGCACCGCCTTTTTGTCCGAAACAAGGGCCAAGTGAAGGTTCGCGTAAAGCCACAATCGCACGTTTACCAATCTGATTCAGTCCCAGTGCGAGACCGATAGAAACCGTGGTTTTTCCGATACCCGCTTTGGTAGGGGTAATGGCTGTCACCAGGATCAGATTGTTTTGTTTCACCTTTTCTTCATCGATTAGCCGGTATGAGAGCTTGGAGATGTATTTTCCGTAATACATAAGCTCGTCGGGACAAATACCCAGATCGATGGCGATGTCCTTGATCTTCTTCAAAGGGGTTTCGCGGGCGATTTCAATATCAGTTTTCATGTGCGAGTGTAGCGTATAGTGTGTTAGTTTATTCTGCTGAAAGGCTCTCTGGAACGGTCCGATTGCACAAATTCCGAAAAGCAGTGCAAAGATACAATCTTATCCCCGAAAAACCGTATCGGGCTGAAAGGAAAGGGCATAAAATGAAATCAAAAGTATCAAAATGTCTCTTTTTGAGTGGGGAAAGCTTTGGAACACACGTTTTATGCCTGTTGTTGCGATTTAAATTGTCTCCCTACAATACGAGAAAATCGGCAAGTTGTTATTCTGAACACACCAATCAGAAAAAAGTAGTTTAATAACTCACAAAAGGTCATATCCAACTTGCAGAAGCCTATGTTTGCTTGCATAAGGCTCTGCGTATTTTGCAAAACCAAAAACAAGCTATGCAAAGTGCTTCTCATAACATACATAGCCCTTTGCGTGTTTTGCCGGAAGCTTTACCTGTTTTGCAAAGGGGCTTGCGTAACTTGCAGAAGCCAATGTTTGTTTTGTATAAGGCTCTGCGTGTTTTACAAAGGCAAAAACAAGTTATGCAAAGGGCTTTGCGTAACTTGCAAGAGGCTTTGCAAGTTTTGCAAACAACTATTCAGTATATAGTATTTACTTGTAGTATAGTGATATAACTGTAAGTGCTTTATTTTTGGCCTCTATTTCTCGCAATATTTGTAATAAATACTCATCATCCCGCCTTTTAGCATTATGAGGATTGAAATCCGAAAACAAATAGGTTGAACATTCGAAGCATTGCTAAAATGGTTATTTTTATAGCGGAATAGTTTGTTGTCGGATTGAAAATCCTTTTAGTGTTATGAGGCGAGATTGCAAATCTCGCCAACGGTTCCACTACTTTTATTTGTAAATCCAGAGTGACTTGGAAAACTCATTCCGTGTCTAGCACAAGGTACTTGAGAGCAGCGGTGATTTGTGCTGGAAATAAGAGAAGTCTCCGACTGTGAACATGGAAAATGTAAATTGTGTTGAAGCTATTCAGTTTGAAAAATGAATCGATTTGAATCCAAGTCCCCGTTGCGCTCATAACTGGCTCCTGAGTGCGATTAAGCAGTCTTGGTGCGAAAGTCAATTACAGAGTTTCTTTCACATAGAATCGCAGAATCACCCCAAAACAAAATAACCGCAGAAAGAGTCCTACAACTCATTTTCTGCGGTTATTTCTTTATCCGAATCCATCAGAAGAAACAATCGAAGTATAGGTATAGCATTCGGGTGACAATTTTAGAATCGCTAATAAATGAGCTAACTTTGCTGCGTAGATTGAAACTACATTTATATAACGACCAATTGCTTAGTAAGATGAAAACAGAAAAAGAGAAAATGATGGCGGGAGAGCCCTATGATGCGTTTTGCCAGGAGCTGACCGATATTCGCACCCGGGTAAAACGTACTCTTCACAAACTCAACGTAACAGAATACTATACAGACAAATTTCAGGATACCATTAATGAATTGTGTCCCAATGCGGCCAAAGACCTGAATATTGTACCTCCGTTTTATTGCGACTATGGCGAGAATATCTACGCAGCGGAAGGTGTCTTCTTTAATTCCGGAGCTACCATACTCGATGGCGCAAAAGTTACCATTGGCAAAAAAACGCTTATGGCGCCGGGCGTCCATATCTACACGGCAAGACATCCTGTCAATGTGAAAGACCGCAGAGAGTGGGAAGATTGCCAACCGGTAACAATCGGTGAAGAGTGTTGGATTGGCGGGCATGTTACGATTTGTCCCGGAGTTACCATTGGTGACCGTGCTGTAATCGGAGCAGGCGCAGTCGTGACCAAAGACATTCCGGCAGATACTTTGGCTGTGGGAAATCCGGCAAGAGTGGTTAAAAAACTCAATGAATAAAAGATGTTCAAAACAACATTGTAAGGCGGTATATAAATACCACAATCATAATCAGGAAAGCAGTTTCAGCAAAAGTCTGGAGCTGCTTTCTGCGTTTATGCTGTGAGGCGATTCACACTCTCCTGAAAGACTGCCAGTTTTTCATCGGGAAAATCAGACTGAATGTCGATAGAATTCAGCCCTAT comes from the Parabacteroides sp. FAFU027 genome and includes:
- a CDS encoding glycosyltransferase family 2 protein, giving the protein MNNITFSIVIPLHQKGKFIARAIDSVLAQSYRYFELIIVDDGSTDDGPEIVKQYTDHRIRLIAQENQGVSAARNRGIAEAKSEYIGLLDADDKWEPAFLMEMKRLIESFPGCGWYSCAWTVLSNNGKIVPSNSPIKEGIIANFFELATENDIINSSSVVLPRDTINSVGGFPTNIKHREDLFTWIKIASTYPVCFTNKRLSWYFCNENDTLKRLRSSESDHYAQFLEPGNSTKNEFLAYAALHKGILDSIYGDKRIAREIAEKYSFTIQHREMLQKLRFYNKIPWRLLTCYFILLRFLVVSKRRFVKLITGLLK
- a CDS encoding oligosaccharide flippase family protein yields the protein MSEKNSYNSILKTTGLVGLVQIIAILLGIIRTKCIAIILGTGGFGVFSLYNSLLDFMSNTCQFGIGAGGVRQLALEKSDERQNEVEKIVFILKTWIIGASSVAALLMILFSKEISLFQFKNDKYSLGIIFISFAVLFSNIYNINIIILNGVREIKAMAKVQVMAAVWGVIVALPILYFFRQKGIELSILAVFIVNSIVSALYIRKLGIKSILPTKSEYIKHFKPIIGIGISYAIPGIINTCLLYVARFYLKEIFSFEVLGIYQACIVLSTLYVQTIVSAMGVEFLPSLMSVRDNDQLINKKAAEQMELGLLLGSIGVIATFAFAPYILQLFYNHDFIQGTSILRWQIMAVLLRVLEWPLGYTTTAKGKSGVYMTLQIFYLFFDFGMLYLFTRLWGFNGLGMCHFVAYTIFFIVRYYSVKKITGFVFTPLLRKIFLTICIFVTLLVLNTIFIKDSIALFISLFILVISCLWSNKVLKEEMNINMLLMMKRFIKSKS
- the glmS gene encoding glutamine--fructose-6-phosphate transaminase (isomerizing), producing MCGIVGYLGDRDAYPILIKGLHRLEYRGYDSAGVALINPKNDLNVYKAKGKVAELEEFAESKDTTGTIGIAHTRWATHGEPNNVNAHPHYSQSETLALIHNGIIENYAVLKAMLIEHGFTFSSSTDTEVLIQLIEYIKVTNKCDLFTAVQLALNEVIGAYAIAVIEKGNPDQIIAARKSSPLVVGIGENEFFLASDATPIIEYTNQVVYLDDEEIAILRRGEELKVVDLKNVERSHEIKKLELSLSQLEKGGYPHFMIKEIFEQPKTILDCTRGRINVEGTSVVLSGVIDHKEKFLNARRIIIVACGTSWHAGLIGEHVIEDLCRIPVEVEYASEFRYRNPVIYPDDVVIAISQSGETADTLAAIELAKSKGAFIYGICNAIGSSIPRATHSGSYIHVGPEIGVASTKAFTGQVTVLTMLALTIAKEKGSITEEKFLNTVKELTIIPEKIGHILTQHESIHQFSKIFTYAKNFIYLGRGYNYPSALEGALKLKEISYIHAEGYPAAEMKHGPIALIDNEMPVVVIATHNELYEKVVSNIQEVKARGGKIIAIVTEGDETVTKLADYSIAVPATEECLDPLLTSIPLQLLAYHIAVNKGRDVDQPRNLAKSVTVE
- a CDS encoding formate--tetrahydrofolate ligase, coding for MKTDIEIARETPLKKIKDIAIDLGICPDELMYYGKYISKLSYRLIDEEKVKQNNLILVTAITPTKAGIGKTTVSIGLALGLNQIGKRAIVALREPSLGPCFGQKGGAAGGGYAQVLPMESINLHFTGDFHAITSANNMISALLDNYLYQNRGTCKGLKEILWKRVLDINDRSLRSVVTGLNGKANGIPTETGFDITPASEIMAILCLSTSIEDLERRIENILLGYTYEDKPFTVKDLGVAGAITVLLKEAINPNIVQTTENTAAFVHGGPFANIAHGCNSVLSTKMALTYGEYVVTEAGFGADLGAEKFFNIKCRKSGLQPKLTVIVATAQGLKMHGGVAVDKIKEPNIEGIKRGFANLDKHIENMRKFGQTVMVAFNRYSCDTDEEVALIAEHCRCMGVEFVVNNAFAEGGKGAVELAEKVVELIEKRPSKQLLFSYSDEDSIAEKIEKIAKYVYGARHVMFSDKAEKALKNIHRFGYEHFPVCIAKTQYSFSADPKAVDIIKDFEFKINDIIINSGAEFIVAVAGEIMRMPGLPKVPQANLIYLKDGQVEGLS
- a CDS encoding sugar O-acetyltransferase; its protein translation is MKTEKEKMMAGEPYDAFCQELTDIRTRVKRTLHKLNVTEYYTDKFQDTINELCPNAAKDLNIVPPFYCDYGENIYAAEGVFFNSGATILDGAKVTIGKKTLMAPGVHIYTARHPVNVKDRREWEDCQPVTIGEECWIGGHVTICPGVTIGDRAVIGAGAVVTKDIPADTLAVGNPARVVKKLNE